The genome window GCGCTTCAGCTGCAGCTCTCTCAGCCCTTTCCCTTGCCCCTGCAGCTGCCCTTTCACGTGCTTCAGCATGCGCTCTCTGAACTGCAGCTCTTTCTGCACGTTCTCGGGCATCAGAAGAAGCCTTTTCGACAGCAGCTCTTTGAGCTTTGGCACGTGCCTCAGTGGCAGCTCTTTCGCGTGCTTCCCTAGTGGCCCTCTCAACCGCCTGTCTAGCCAGCAGTcgttccctttctctctcaaTTCTTTTCTgctctctctccctttctctttctctctcccttTCCATCTCTGCCTCCCTTTCACGATCCAATCGAGCTTGATTTTCTCTTTCCCGAGAATCATAGTTGTCCACTGGATCAACGCCTTCTCTGTTTCTACTTGCCTTGAGATTGTCTTTCTCTCTCCTTTCCTTAGCATGCCTAAACTTGGCTTCAGCTTTGTCCATAGCATCCTTCATGGCAGCAGCAGATGCAGATGCAGAAGCAGAAGAGAAAACATCTgaatcatcaccaccaccactaccATAGAGAGGCTGCTCATTGGGAGCAGTCTGAAATCTGCCAGAAGCAAAATCGTCGAGTTCATCCATTGGAGTTGTAGGTGCAGAAGCTCTAGCTGGGCTACGAACGTGCTCATTAACCTTGTTTTTCATAGGACGTGTAGGTCTTGGTGGGGGAGGTCTGGAAGGTGGAGGAGCAGTGGTAGGTTGCGTAAATAAAGGGATCTCAGAAACAGTAAGCCAGACATCATCAGATGAGTCAAAACTTGCATTATGCGGCTCCAAAACTTCATCAAAAGAAACTTTCTTATCATGGTAACTGCCAGAACTTTTTACAGGTGACTGAAAGCCACTGGCGTGTTGTTCTGACCTCAAGTGAGTTTTGTCTCTACCATTGATAAGAGAATCCAGAGGGTCAATATCAACAAATACTCCTCCACCGTGGGAATGATCATCAGTTTTTGTGGTGTTGAATTTACCAATTTCATCCAATGGATCAGTGAACCCTTGTGTAGGTTTTGTGGAAGCAGAGTTCTCCTCTAAGACTGCAAATGGGTCTTCCATAGGATTGGAAGATGTCCGATATGGAGGAGGGGTCTGAGATTGACTAGTCTCTGAAGTAGGCCTGTGcagaaaaaagaaacttttgCATATGAattgaaaacacaaaaaaaGATACTAACTTTTACAGTTTCATAAGATGCAAAGTAGCTCTACTGTTACAGTTCATTTAAGGAAAATGTTGAAACTTTGGGAGAATTTTCTAAGAGTATAAGGAGGAAAGGACCTTGTATGCATCAaatagctctctctctctctctctctctataagagcAATACTAAATCAGTTTTATTAGCTCGAGTTTCAGGATAAGAGAACCTATGTATGCAACTCAAGTtcatattacattttattagCTCTTCTAAGCTATCTGTGGAATTGGATGAGAGAAATGAAAATGGTATACCGTTTAGTTTGAGGGGAGCTAGAGCGACCAAAACCAGGAATCAGATCATCAAAAGCAGAAGCAGAGGAGCCGGTGGAACCTCCTCTGCCAATCAGATCATCCAAGGGATCTTTCTTGTGCCTTGAAGGTGACGAGATGGAAGAGAAATTGTTCTCAAACCTAGCTGATTGAGAAGTCGTAAGCTCAGGGATAGCGTCAAACACATCCTCATCGTCGTATACCGGCTTGTCATACACTGGCATAGCTGATTGCTTAGACTTGAAGAGGAGATCATCACCACAACCATCGCGACTCAGATCGTCAAACACCCACGACGGCGAATCGGATGACTTGGCCTTTGTCTGAGGTGCCATCGGAGCTGATTTTCCTTGGGGCCTTTTGGTCAACAGGTCTGAGAAATCGTCCATTGATTCTCGCTTTCAATTTCGATTTCTACCACCGAATTGAATCGGGAGATCTTTTGATTTCCGACCAGAAGAAATATGATTGATTATTGTCAGATCTGAGTAGGATCCATTgaggaagaaaaaagaaagtatTCGTCGtctcttttttagttttttcctCTTACTGTCATAATGGGCTTTATTGACATGGGCTTATAGTCCATTAGTAGGgatcttttgttatttttgatattGACACCACCTGGTATAAGGTTCTTGCAATACGCAGGCCTTGCCTGGTCTGTTGCTCATCTTGTTCCTTGCGCTGTATTCTCTTTTACATTAACTAACTTGTGGTAACAGTTTCATTGTCTGGCACTATACAATTTTTTACATGCCACTGAACATCACTTTGTACAGTCTCGACTCTTGTGGCTTTAAAGAACTTCATATGCGTCACGTACATATCAAAAGTGTAATAGCACAAATTCAAGCgaaaaattatgaataaatcaaatcatatatatatatctcatgaAACATATTATGATGCAGTAGGGATCTGAACAATTTCAACCAAACACAAATATTCATACCGAGTTTTAAAGTTCATTGACCTTTGTTGCCTATATATTACACTGCTCCAAGGGAGGGGGCTCAATCGATTTTCAAGAGGAAGCAACCTGAAACAAAAATTGCCTTGTACCAAATCAAATTAAGCAGTGATCTTCAAAAACAAACAACAGGGCTTTGCATCTGAAAGGAGGTGGTGACTTGTGTTTATAGGAAGTAGTCAGGTGTCCTTCGGGTCACATCTGGTTCTCCTCTCCTTGGGGCTGGTTCAAACTGTTTCACAATTTAGACTCCCtaagtctttttctttttcctttctttcagaGAGATCTAAATGAAGATTTCTGGACATACCTGAATGAAGGTGTGGTTCCTGCAGTCATCGACCTCGAGAATGGAGGCCATGTTTCCACAGCGATAGCAATAGTTTGGTGCACTGAAAATAGTAACCACCTTTTGCTCCTGTCAATTGGAACATATCTTCAACATAGTTAGCAAAGATTCTCGGGTTTAGCTAGCCAATGCAGGGAAGAAAAAGTTTAGCTGGATTACGTGTGCCCAGTTGAATCCATCCATAACCAGCTGATGCGCTCGAGCAATCAGTTTTAAGCTGTTGCTGTGGTTGAATTGTTCGGAAATGTCCTATGGAAACAAAAACGAAGTCAATCGCACACTTATGtggaacaaagagaaaagaagattCAGGACAGCTTCTGAAACAGAGGCTGCGTAATTCAAATACCTGACCAAATGTATATCCAGCACCACGAGGGGAGATTCCCCAGCCACACCTGTCATCAGGATCAGACCATAACAAGTCACACATCGGCCCTTCATGTGGTACTTCTTGAACTCGATCGAAGTTCCTGATGTTGTCAAGGGTCTCTATTGATGGTGACAATCCACCGTGAAGGCAGAATATTTCCGACTCCACCTGCAAAGCAGGACGTTTGACATGAGATGGATAGCCTCCTTACTTATCGGAACTAAAACCTCTTAGAAAAAACTATCAATTTCCATCAGACAAGTTTTCTTTAAGAGATCGCATATTCTAGGCTCTAGAAAGTCTAAGTACTAAGTGCAAGTTATATAGTCTAGTCATTCATAGCCTTCAGAACATGATTCCATTTCAAATTGGAGTAACGATTGCCAACCGAATACGCTAACACACAGCACAAGCATGCTCAAAAAGGACAATCTTTTTATTGTAGACCCAGTCGTTGtttcttattatataatatgagTATATAAATGTGGAATGTGATGTACTAAAAACTAACCAAGGCTGTCAGTGGGAAATAGTCAAAGAGGTCTGTAAATATCTTCCATACATTAGCATTGCCATACCTGCAGGTACAAGGAAGCTTTGATAAGCAAATTGCAAACGAAAGGTGTCACAAAAAACTATCTTACAGGCGTAGAAGAAGAATTGCACGTCTTTGATTAGTACTAACAAACAACTCAGGTATGAAAAATATCACTGAAAACAGTCAAAAATGAGTAAAGCAATATTAGAAACAAAAAGGAGGTGCAGAGTATTGGTGAAATAGAAGCATCACGACATGAACAGAGTGAGTTAGCAGTTTGTGCAACATAAGGATGTTGGAGACTCACTTTCTAAGGCATTCATCATAAAATCCATAAACTTGAGTAATCTGCAGAGCAAAAAGTGTATTCAACCATGAGTCAGATAAAAAGTTTTAACTGACTTGTACATGAATATAGCGTAGTCCATAGACACGACACCAGAAAAACTATGTCAGCGATGTATACCTCAGAAAGTAAACGTACAAGTAGAGATTTACCTGACGACTTTCATGGTTTCCTCTAAGAATAGTGATTCGCTGAGGATACCGTACTTTCAAGCCTACTAACAGCTAGAAATGGAATattaaggaaagaaaagagtatcagataaatattattttaacaaagaaaacaaaaagaactgGAGATGGTATAAACTTGGTACCGTAACAGTTTCAACAGAATA of Raphanus sativus cultivar WK10039 unplaced genomic scaffold, ASM80110v3 Scaffold4292, whole genome shotgun sequence contains these proteins:
- the LOC130507296 gene encoding auxilin-related protein 2-like; the protein is MDDFSDLLTKRPQGKSAPMAPQTKAKSSDSPSWVFDDLSRDGCGDDLLFKSKQSAMPVYDKPVYDDEDVFDAIPELTTSQSARFENNFSSISSPSRHKKDPLDDLIGRGGSTGSSASAFDDLIPGFGRSSSPQTKRPTSETSQSQTPPPYRTSSNPMEDPFAVLEENSASTKPTQGFTDPLDEIGKFNTTKTDDHSHGGGVFVDIDPLDSLINGRDKTHLRSEQHASGFQSPVKSSGSYHDKKVSFDEVLEPHNASFDSSDDVWLTVSEIPLFTQPTTAPPPSRPPPPRPTRPMKNKVNEHVRSPARASAPTTPMDELDDFASGRFQTAPNEQPLYGSGGGDDSDVFSSASASASAAAMKDAMDKAEAKFRHAKERREKDNLKASRNREGVDPVDNYDSRERENQARLDREREAEMEREREREREREQKRIERERERLLARQAVERATREARERAATEARAKAQRAAVEKASSDARERAERAAVQRAHAEARERAAAGARERAERAAAE
- the LOC130507297 gene encoding serine/threonine-protein phosphatase PP2A-4 catalytic subunit-like produces the protein MGVNSVPTDATLDLDEQISQLMQCKPLSEQQVKSLCEKAKEILMDESNVQPVKSPVTICGDIHGQFHDLAELFRIGGMCPDTNYLFMGDYVDRGYYSVETVTLLVGLKVRYPQRITILRGNHESRQITQVYGFYDECLRKYGNANVWKIFTDLFDYFPLTALVESEIFCLHGGLSPSIETLDNIRNFDRVQEVPHEGPMCDLLWSDPDDRCGWGISPRGAGYTFGQDISEQFNHSNSLKLIARAHQLVMDGFNWAHEQKVVTIFSAPNYCYRCGNMASILEVDDCRNHTFIQFEPAPRRGEPDVTRRTPDYFL